Proteins encoded by one window of Rouxiella chamberiensis:
- a CDS encoding DJ-1/PfpI family protein has protein sequence MKKVILFLCQGLEEYEASVFTDAIGWTTTYGLEPIELVTVGLRKKVKCAWNFTIEPEYQLNEIDENSFDAVAIPGG, from the coding sequence ATGAAAAAGGTTATCTTATTTCTCTGCCAAGGTTTAGAAGAGTATGAAGCTAGTGTGTTTACAGATGCGATAGGTTGGACGACCACTTACGGATTGGAACCTATAGAGTTGGTAACTGTTGGCTTACGTAAAAAAGTAAAATGTGCCTGGAACTTTACTATTGAACCCGAATATCAACTGAATGAAATTGACGAAAATAGTTTTGACGCCGTTGCAATTCCAGGGGGATGA
- a CDS encoding DUF4142 domain-containing protein yields the protein MQKSKIIKGLLVVSAVAAMFGTVNVQAQMPTNGAASQTGSSSKLSAGDEKALKDMAQANINEIAAGKLALSKAQNSEVKAFAQQMVDDHGDALSKVQAVAQQKGVALPTEPDAKHKAMAAMLEKQSGSAFDKMYMENAGTKDHKMVLSTLKSDTSKIKDPDVKALANAHTPVVEKHLKSAEQISMQAGK from the coding sequence ATGCAAAAAAGTAAAATAATAAAAGGGCTGCTCGTTGTATCGGCAGTGGCCGCGATGTTCGGCACAGTCAATGTGCAGGCCCAGATGCCGACGAATGGCGCCGCCAGCCAGACCGGTTCGAGCAGCAAGCTAAGCGCCGGTGACGAAAAGGCCTTGAAGGATATGGCGCAGGCGAATATCAATGAAATCGCTGCGGGCAAGCTCGCGTTGAGCAAGGCCCAAAACAGTGAAGTCAAAGCCTTCGCGCAGCAGATGGTCGACGATCATGGCGATGCCTTGAGCAAAGTCCAGGCGGTTGCTCAGCAAAAAGGTGTCGCACTGCCGACTGAACCGGATGCCAAGCACAAGGCCATGGCCGCCATGCTTGAAAAGCAGAGCGGCAGCGCATTTGACAAGATGTATATGGAAAATGCCGGCACCAAGGACCACAAGATGGTGCTGTCGACGTTGAAGAGTGACACCAGTAAAATTAAGGATCCGGATGTGAAGGCTCTGGCCAACGCGCATACGCCAGTCGTCGAGAAGCATCTGAAATCTGCCGAGCAGATATCAATGCAGGCAGGTAAGTAA
- a CDS encoding flavodoxin has product MEHYPSRRMLITALAGLTLATVSLGSAATGIANAQPNSRILVAYFSRSGNTRVIAGVIHRSLKTDLYEIEPATPYPEDYFQTVDLAKKQREQGTTPKLKNSLADIARYETVYLGFPVWGTSVPPVVQAFLKTHNFAGKLLIPFITHGGYGKGDSDDILARLAPNARLEKPLVIECDQERRTTETVTDWLETVRG; this is encoded by the coding sequence ATGGAACATTATCCTTCCCGCAGAATGTTGATTACAGCCCTTGCCGGACTCACGTTGGCGACAGTTTCTCTGGGGTCAGCGGCGACCGGTATCGCAAACGCACAGCCTAACAGCCGTATTCTTGTGGCGTACTTTTCCCGCAGCGGAAATACACGAGTGATTGCGGGCGTCATTCATCGCAGCCTGAAAACAGATTTATATGAAATCGAACCGGCCACACCTTATCCCGAAGACTATTTTCAGACGGTTGACTTGGCGAAAAAGCAGCGCGAGCAGGGGACAACGCCGAAACTGAAAAACAGCCTCGCAGATATCGCACGTTATGAGACGGTATATCTAGGGTTTCCGGTCTGGGGAACCAGCGTGCCACCTGTAGTGCAGGCATTTCTGAAAACGCACAACTTTGCAGGGAAGTTGCTCATTCCCTTTATTACCCACGGCGGTTACGGCAAAGGTGACAGCGACGATATCCTTGCCAGGCTTGCCCCAAATGCGCGCCTTGAAAAACCGCTGGTCATTGAATGCGATCAGGAGCGGAGAACCACAGAAACAGTCACCGACTGGTTAGAGACAGTACGCGGGTGA
- a CDS encoding GNAT family N-acetyltransferase, with product MQIPILSTERLLLKPLVAEDAVQIQQLYPRWEIVRYMVASVSWPYPDNGAENYVNQIALPDMAKGIAWFWTIRNRETPDSLMGLICLYDVEDNNRGFWLAPEYQRQGYMREASIAATNYWFNTLNKTVLRTPKAALNSRSQRISTRSGMRLIRTEPKEYVSGVLDAELWEITRDEWNARHCR from the coding sequence ATGCAAATACCCATTCTTTCGACTGAGCGCCTATTACTAAAACCCCTAGTTGCCGAAGATGCTGTGCAAATTCAGCAACTCTACCCACGCTGGGAAATCGTTCGTTATATGGTTGCATCCGTTTCCTGGCCTTATCCGGATAATGGCGCCGAGAATTACGTTAACCAGATTGCACTGCCTGATATGGCAAAAGGCATTGCCTGGTTCTGGACTATCAGAAACCGTGAAACACCTGACTCACTCATGGGCTTAATCTGCCTGTACGACGTTGAAGATAATAATCGCGGCTTCTGGCTGGCACCCGAATATCAGAGACAGGGTTATATGCGTGAAGCCAGTATCGCTGCGACGAATTACTGGTTCAATACATTAAATAAGACGGTTCTGCGTACGCCCAAAGCAGCCCTGAACAGCCGATCACAACGTATTTCTACCCGTAGCGGCATGCGGCTTATTCGAACGGAACCCAAAGAGTATGTCAGTGGTGTTCTGGATGCAGAATTATGGGAAATCACCCGTGACGAGTGGAATGCACGGCATTGCCGTTGA
- a CDS encoding alpha/beta hydrolase: MKTMLKKLAVIMVAGGLVAPSVSAEPLVIQDQGSFSAGGTVITASGKFDAKKPLDSAGQTYHGDHASVFYQIPENPHKYPIIMLHGAGQFSRTWESTPDGREGFQNLFLRRGFSTYLVDQPRRGSAGRSTVEGTVMPKPDEQMWFNQFRIGVWPDYFSGVQFSHDKEALNQYFRQMTPNTGPFDVEVISDAMSAVVDKSGPAILFTHSQGGGPGWYTAMKNNKVKAIVAFEPGSGFVFPDQQLPAPMPSAFDTLKGESVPMKQFMALTKIPILILYGDNIPDKPVAMPAQDSWRVRLAMAREWGKVVNKYGGKVTVIHLPERGITGNTHFAFSDLNNVQIADLVSQFLKENNLQ; the protein is encoded by the coding sequence TTGAAGACAATGCTTAAAAAGCTGGCCGTCATTATGGTCGCAGGCGGCCTGGTCGCTCCTTCCGTTTCTGCCGAGCCCCTGGTCATTCAGGATCAGGGAAGCTTTTCCGCTGGAGGCACTGTCATTACAGCGTCAGGGAAGTTCGACGCGAAAAAGCCGCTGGATTCCGCCGGTCAAACGTACCATGGCGATCATGCGTCAGTGTTTTACCAAATTCCGGAAAACCCCCATAAATACCCCATTATCATGCTGCATGGTGCAGGCCAGTTTTCGCGTACCTGGGAAAGCACACCGGACGGTCGAGAAGGATTCCAGAACCTTTTCCTGCGTCGCGGATTTTCCACTTATCTGGTGGATCAACCTCGTCGAGGCAGTGCAGGGCGCTCGACGGTTGAAGGTACGGTAATGCCGAAACCCGATGAGCAGATGTGGTTTAACCAGTTTCGGATTGGCGTCTGGCCGGACTATTTCAGCGGTGTCCAGTTCTCTCATGATAAAGAAGCATTAAATCAGTATTTCCGTCAGATGACCCCGAACACAGGCCCTTTCGATGTTGAGGTGATTTCGGATGCCATGTCCGCTGTGGTTGATAAATCGGGTCCGGCTATCCTCTTTACCCACTCTCAGGGCGGCGGACCCGGCTGGTACACGGCGATGAAAAACAACAAGGTCAAAGCCATCGTCGCCTTCGAGCCGGGGAGTGGCTTTGTCTTTCCTGACCAGCAATTACCCGCTCCCATGCCGAGCGCGTTCGACACGCTGAAGGGGGAATCTGTGCCGATGAAACAGTTTATGGCGCTCACCAAAATCCCGATTCTGATTCTCTACGGTGACAACATACCGGATAAACCTGTCGCCATGCCCGCACAGGACAGTTGGCGAGTGCGATTGGCCATGGCGCGCGAGTGGGGCAAAGTCGTCAACAAATATGGCGGCAAGGTGACCGTTATACATCTGCCAGAGAGAGGGATCACTGGTAATACACACTTCGCGTTTTCTGATTTGAATAACGTCCAGATTGCGGATTTGGTCAGCCAATTCCTGAAAGAAAATAATTTACAGTAA
- a CDS encoding carboxymuconolactone decarboxylase family protein: MNQQQGVSESLSAGQQAIPLIAAFMAGSQMNKLNTALNQGLDAGLTINEVKEILVQLYAYTGFPRSLNALNELMKVVEARKQRGIKDVEGNEPVSPVPIGDELRRVGIENQTKISGVPVQGPLFDFAPVINQFLQTHLFGDIFARDNLDWQSRELATLGALAATPGVEAQLLSHTRASMRVGLTAAQLRQLAEVLRAQAEIEAAMRMEHALQQALAAR; the protein is encoded by the coding sequence ATGAATCAACAACAAGGTGTTTCAGAGTCGTTGTCTGCGGGTCAGCAGGCTATTCCATTGATTGCGGCGTTTATGGCGGGCAGTCAAATGAATAAACTGAATACTGCGCTGAATCAGGGGTTGGACGCCGGACTCACCATCAATGAAGTTAAAGAAATCCTCGTTCAACTCTATGCCTATACGGGTTTTCCTCGCAGCCTAAATGCGCTTAACGAGCTGATGAAGGTGGTCGAAGCACGTAAACAGCGGGGCATAAAAGACGTCGAGGGTAATGAACCCGTATCGCCGGTGCCTATTGGCGACGAACTTCGTCGCGTGGGTATCGAAAATCAGACCAAAATCTCGGGTGTACCGGTTCAGGGGCCTCTCTTTGATTTTGCGCCGGTCATAAATCAATTCCTGCAAACCCATCTTTTCGGGGACATTTTTGCCCGTGATAATCTCGACTGGCAAAGCCGCGAGCTGGCCACGCTCGGCGCATTGGCGGCCACTCCGGGTGTTGAAGCGCAACTGTTATCACATACCCGCGCCAGTATGCGAGTCGGTCTTACGGCAGCGCAGTTGCGCCAGCTGGCGGAGGTTTTGCGTGCACAGGCGGAAATTGAGGCCGCGATGCGAATGGAGCACGCGCTACAACAGGCGTTGGCGGCTCGCTAG
- a CDS encoding aldo/keto reductase: protein MQTVKLNNGIEMPLLGFGVFQMSDAAECERAVIDAIDTGYRLIDTAASYQNETQVGNALKQTGIARDELFVTTKLWLQDTHYEGAKAQFERSLNRLQLDYVDLYLIHQPYGDVHGAWRAMEELQQAGKIRAIGVSNFHPDRLADLMAFNKIAPAVNQIEVNPFNQQLHAVPWLQSRGIQPEAWAPFAEGRNGLFQHPVLTAIGQKYGKSVGQVVLRWLFQRGIVSLAKSVRKERMEENINVLDFELDSRDIQQIAALDTATSAFFSHRDPAMVEWLTRRKLDV from the coding sequence ATGCAAACTGTAAAGCTTAACAACGGTATTGAAATGCCCCTGCTGGGCTTTGGGGTATTTCAAATGTCCGACGCCGCCGAGTGCGAAAGGGCTGTGATTGATGCCATCGATACGGGGTATCGCCTGATTGATACGGCGGCCTCCTATCAGAACGAAACCCAGGTCGGAAATGCGCTGAAACAGACCGGTATTGCCCGTGATGAACTCTTTGTCACCACCAAACTTTGGTTGCAGGATACCCATTACGAAGGTGCGAAAGCGCAGTTTGAACGTTCGTTGAACCGTTTGCAGCTTGACTATGTTGACCTGTACCTGATTCACCAGCCGTATGGGGATGTTCATGGCGCATGGCGGGCAATGGAAGAACTGCAACAGGCCGGCAAAATTCGCGCCATTGGCGTAAGCAACTTTCATCCTGACAGGCTGGCCGACCTTATGGCCTTCAATAAAATTGCCCCTGCGGTAAACCAGATTGAAGTCAATCCTTTCAATCAGCAACTGCATGCCGTTCCGTGGCTGCAAAGCCGGGGCATTCAGCCTGAAGCCTGGGCGCCTTTTGCAGAAGGTCGCAATGGTCTTTTCCAGCATCCGGTTTTAACGGCTATCGGTCAGAAATACGGTAAAAGTGTTGGGCAGGTTGTTCTGCGGTGGCTATTCCAACGCGGTATCGTATCGCTTGCCAAATCAGTGCGCAAAGAACGTATGGAAGAGAACATCAACGTCCTGGATTTTGAACTCGATTCTAGAGATATTCAGCAGATTGCCGCGCTTGACACCGCGACCAGCGCCTTCTTCTCGCATCGAGATCCCGCCATGGTCGAGTGGCTGACCAGACGAAAACTTGACGTGTAA
- a CDS encoding VOC family protein, producing the protein MKIAKIDHIHVYVEDIERAENWYTKVLGFSRDTSLYFWFEQGGPLVISNNGVSLSLFLRESQHPGHTMAFGVESASFIELIPILRNNEIPFTVSDHQVSMSVYFNDLSNNKIEVTSYDYINAQQILEKLV; encoded by the coding sequence ATGAAAATAGCTAAGATTGATCATATTCATGTCTATGTTGAAGATATTGAGCGGGCTGAAAACTGGTATACAAAGGTTCTTGGTTTCTCACGCGACACGTCACTGTATTTTTGGTTTGAACAGGGTGGACCGCTGGTCATAAGTAATAACGGCGTCTCACTTTCCCTTTTTCTTAGAGAATCCCAGCATCCCGGTCATACCATGGCTTTTGGAGTGGAGTCCGCATCTTTCATCGAGCTAATACCCATCCTCAGGAACAACGAAATTCCTTTTACCGTCAGTGACCATCAAGTATCAATGTCCGTTTACTTTAACGATCTCAGTAATAACAAAATAGAAGTCACGTCTTACGATTATATTAACGCACAGCAGATACTCGAGAAATTGGTGTAG
- a CDS encoding LysR family transcriptional regulator, with protein MDVLGLISTFIRVVENGSIAAAARAKGMSPAAVSQSLSRLEAHLGVRLLSRTTRSMTLTENGKRYFEKVRHIPNDIDLASQAAANETKPQGPLCIATTAAFGRYVLAPLMPAFKASFPDIEIELISTDRNVDHRLEGVDVSIRIEAQLNYQLIAKKIISLPFIFCASPAYLDRAGTPQTLEELSQHACLVFRYPTDRRFLPWTFMVDGQAVNAKLNPSFISDDIDIIAKIAVSGGGIARLASFVAQPLIDSGLLRPLYGSGHGGESSIESLPMNIYACVSERSALNSKVRAFIEFLEGAI; from the coding sequence ATGGACGTTTTAGGGCTGATTAGCACGTTTATCCGCGTGGTGGAGAACGGCAGTATTGCAGCGGCGGCACGCGCTAAAGGTATGAGTCCGGCAGCCGTCAGCCAAAGCCTTTCCCGTCTTGAAGCGCATCTGGGCGTGCGACTGCTATCGCGCACTACCCGCAGCATGACCTTAACTGAAAATGGAAAACGGTATTTCGAGAAAGTCCGTCACATTCCAAATGATATCGATCTTGCCTCGCAGGCTGCAGCGAATGAAACCAAACCGCAGGGACCCCTTTGTATCGCTACGACAGCCGCATTTGGTCGGTACGTTCTGGCTCCACTGATGCCCGCTTTCAAAGCGTCTTTCCCCGATATAGAAATTGAACTGATCAGTACCGATCGCAACGTCGATCACCGTCTGGAAGGCGTCGATGTCAGTATCCGTATCGAGGCACAACTCAACTATCAACTGATCGCCAAAAAAATCATCTCGTTACCCTTCATATTCTGCGCATCTCCCGCTTACCTGGACCGCGCTGGTACCCCTCAGACACTAGAAGAACTGAGCCAGCATGCCTGCCTGGTTTTCCGCTATCCCACAGACCGACGATTCCTGCCCTGGACTTTTATGGTCGACGGACAAGCGGTCAATGCGAAACTCAACCCTAGCTTCATCAGCGATGATATTGATATTATTGCAAAAATAGCCGTAAGCGGGGGCGGAATTGCCCGTCTGGCAAGCTTTGTCGCCCAGCCATTGATAGATAGTGGTCTGTTAAGGCCTTTATACGGGTCAGGCCACGGTGGTGAGAGCAGCATCGAGTCTTTGCCGATGAATATTTATGCCTGTGTCTCTGAACGTTCGGCACTTAATTCAAAGGTCAGAGCATTTATTGAATTTTTAGAAGGTGCGATTTGA
- a CDS encoding glutathione peroxidase, translated as MTPFHQLDAISLSGQLISMADYAGKLVLVVNTASHCGFTPQYAGLEALYKKYAAEGLMVLGFPCNQFGKQEPGDANEIAQTCHINYGVSFPMFEKVEVNGPATHPVFRLLKDELPGVLGGRIKWNFTKFLIGRDGIPLKRFAPVSTPQKMESAILAAL; from the coding sequence ATGACCCCCTTTCATCAACTTGATGCCATCAGCCTGAGTGGTCAGCTTATTTCTATGGCCGACTATGCCGGAAAACTGGTTCTTGTGGTTAATACCGCGAGCCATTGTGGTTTCACGCCGCAATACGCAGGCCTCGAAGCGCTATATAAGAAATACGCCGCCGAGGGGTTGATGGTTCTTGGTTTTCCCTGCAATCAGTTCGGGAAGCAGGAACCCGGCGATGCCAACGAAATCGCACAGACCTGTCACATCAATTACGGGGTAAGTTTCCCGATGTTCGAGAAAGTGGAAGTTAACGGTCCCGCAACGCATCCCGTGTTTCGTCTTTTGAAGGATGAATTGCCCGGCGTACTGGGCGGGCGAATCAAATGGAATTTTACCAAGTTTCTTATCGGACGTGACGGCATACCGCTCAAGCGTTTTGCACCGGTTTCAACTCCGCAAAAAATGGAATCCGCCATCCTTGCTGCACTTTGA
- a CDS encoding DJ-1/PfpI family protein, producing MSRAGFYEDAFDERLLCLIRKFNAQNKIIASVCVGALPIAKSGVLQERTGTTYHLSSDRQKQLSEMGVNVVQRSIVVDGNIITSQSPATAMDVAFTLIEKLTSKANVERIKVGMGFTRPNTEL from the coding sequence ATGAGCAGAGCAGGTTTTTATGAAGATGCATTTGATGAGCGGCTTCTTTGCCTAATTCGAAAATTTAATGCCCAAAACAAGATTATCGCTTCTGTTTGTGTTGGCGCTTTGCCAATAGCAAAGAGCGGAGTTCTTCAAGAACGGACTGGTACGACTTATCATCTAAGCAGTGACCGCCAAAAGCAATTATCAGAGATGGGTGTCAACGTTGTTCAACGCTCTATTGTAGTCGATGGAAATATTATAACTTCTCAAAGCCCTGCAACAGCTATGGATGTTGCCTTTACATTGATAGAAAAATTGACGTCTAAAGCCAATGTTGAAAGAATAAAAGTAGGAATGGGATTTACCCGCCCCAACACTGAATTATAA
- a CDS encoding DJ-1/PfpI family protein, with protein sequence MSDSACTTIGLLLFPALTQLDLTGPYEVFARAPNTKVYLIWKSLDLVISDRGMAIQPTTTFEACPELDIICVPGGPGQINLMEDEEVLSFIRTQSQQAKLVTSVCTGSLVLGAAGLLNGYRATTHWASLEQLALLGAEPVNERVVRDRNRITGAGVTSGIDFALTVVSEMYGCDIAQNIQLHMEYDPAPPFHCGSPRTASKEQLKEAQEQVAPFIEKRRQATLKAAAKLKI encoded by the coding sequence ATGAGTGATTCTGCATGTACAACGATCGGACTGCTTCTTTTCCCTGCCCTTACCCAGCTTGATCTGACAGGCCCGTATGAAGTTTTCGCACGAGCGCCAAACACTAAGGTTTATCTCATCTGGAAAAGCCTGGACCTGGTCATTTCTGATAGGGGTATGGCCATACAGCCAACGACTACGTTCGAAGCCTGTCCCGAGCTGGATATAATTTGTGTCCCGGGCGGGCCAGGTCAGATAAATCTAATGGAAGATGAAGAGGTTCTTTCATTTATCAGAACACAAAGTCAACAGGCAAAATTGGTCACCTCGGTATGCACCGGATCGCTTGTTCTAGGTGCAGCGGGTCTTCTGAATGGATATAGAGCCACCACGCACTGGGCTTCTCTGGAGCAACTCGCGTTGCTGGGTGCAGAGCCCGTCAACGAGCGTGTAGTACGTGACCGCAACCGTATCACCGGCGCAGGTGTCACTTCCGGTATAGATTTTGCTCTCACCGTTGTCTCAGAGATGTACGGATGTGATATTGCCCAAAATATCCAATTGCATATGGAATATGACCCCGCCCCACCCTTTCATTGTGGTTCTCCCCGCACAGCCTCCAAGGAACAACTAAAAGAAGCACAGGAACAAGTTGCGCCATTTATTGAAAAGAGACGGCAAGCTACTTTAAAAGCAGCCGCAAAACTTAAGATATAA
- a CDS encoding DUF1330 domain-containing protein, which translates to MKKGYLIAHVTVSDAVAFAEYAQEAGKAMQAFNPKIIAWSGEYENLEGESHERHVIFEFDSYAEARRFYESPQYQAAKAIRSNAATGTFVLVEGA; encoded by the coding sequence ATGAAAAAAGGCTATTTAATCGCACACGTTACCGTATCAGATGCTGTCGCCTTCGCCGAATATGCGCAAGAAGCCGGCAAGGCAATGCAGGCGTTCAACCCTAAAATCATTGCCTGGTCAGGAGAGTATGAAAACCTTGAGGGGGAGTCTCATGAACGGCACGTCATTTTCGAATTTGATTCTTATGCCGAAGCCAGGCGTTTTTATGAGAGTCCTCAATATCAGGCAGCCAAAGCAATACGTTCAAATGCTGCGACAGGAACTTTTGTGCTGGTGGAGGGCGCCTGA
- a CDS encoding MFS transporter, whose translation MTANNLVNVKAWIDARPVSPFQWRVLVLCLIIIMCDGYDAAVMGFIAPALIEHWGISRSAMGPILGAAMFGVALGALIAGPMSDRYGRKRVILLSVLMFAVFSLACAFAATPMQMAMLRFIAGLGLGAVMPNCVTLLSEYMPERRKGVMITLMFSGFNIGSGLGGFIAAGLLAHYNWSSALIFGGALPLILLPFIAWLLPESALNLVVRKAPRAQIAALLNRMGGHFTAEHAFILNSPGIKRNSTIAELFRHGFARGTIILWLTYFMGLFVIYLLNGWLPTIMRSGGISLEQAAIIAGLFQLGGPVGGIIVGALMDKLRAKWVIGIVYLIGCGCLIAQGLFGLDGMALGIIIFITGMCINGAQNGLQVYSPAYYPTEIRATGVSWMHGIGRIGAILSSSLGGLLMGAFPSQSAIFFILALPALLAAISIVLHRNVKLDMKIKGAGLGDIPALSRTLNNR comes from the coding sequence ATGACAGCAAACAACCTGGTCAATGTGAAGGCATGGATTGATGCACGCCCCGTCTCGCCGTTTCAGTGGCGTGTTCTGGTGCTGTGCCTGATTATTATTATGTGTGATGGCTACGACGCCGCCGTCATGGGCTTTATTGCCCCGGCCCTGATTGAGCATTGGGGCATCAGCCGCTCGGCGATGGGGCCGATTCTGGGTGCCGCCATGTTTGGTGTTGCGCTGGGAGCGCTCATCGCCGGACCGATGTCCGACCGTTATGGCCGCAAGCGGGTGATTCTGCTATCAGTGCTGATGTTCGCCGTATTCAGCCTTGCCTGTGCCTTTGCCGCCACGCCGATGCAGATGGCCATGCTGCGTTTCATTGCCGGACTGGGATTGGGCGCGGTCATGCCAAACTGCGTAACCCTGTTGTCGGAATATATGCCCGAGCGCCGCAAAGGGGTCATGATCACCTTGATGTTCAGCGGCTTTAATATCGGCTCGGGTCTGGGCGGATTTATCGCCGCCGGATTGCTGGCCCACTACAACTGGTCTTCCGCGCTGATTTTCGGTGGCGCATTGCCGTTGATTCTGCTGCCGTTTATCGCCTGGCTTTTGCCCGAATCAGCGTTGAATCTGGTTGTTCGCAAGGCACCGCGCGCCCAAATCGCCGCGCTGCTCAACCGCATGGGTGGACATTTCACCGCCGAACATGCCTTTATTCTCAACTCCCCCGGCATTAAACGTAACAGCACCATTGCCGAACTGTTTCGCCACGGGTTTGCGCGCGGCACGATAATCCTCTGGCTGACCTACTTCATGGGCCTGTTCGTGATTTATCTGCTTAACGGCTGGCTTCCGACCATTATGCGTTCCGGCGGTATCTCGCTCGAGCAGGCCGCGATTATTGCGGGTTTGTTCCAGCTTGGGGGTCCGGTGGGCGGCATTATCGTCGGGGCGCTCATGGATAAACTTCGCGCCAAATGGGTTATCGGCATCGTGTATTTGATTGGTTGTGGCTGTCTGATTGCGCAAGGTCTGTTTGGCCTCGACGGTATGGCGCTCGGCATTATCATTTTTATTACGGGCATGTGCATCAATGGCGCGCAAAACGGTTTGCAGGTTTACTCCCCCGCCTATTATCCGACCGAGATTCGCGCGACCGGCGTCAGCTGGATGCACGGTATCGGCCGAATTGGCGCTATCCTCAGTTCATCGCTGGGCGGTCTGTTGATGGGCGCTTTCCCTAGTCAGTCGGCTATCTTCTTTATTCTGGCACTGCCTGCGCTTCTGGCAGCCATTAGCATCGTATTGCATCGTAACGTCAAGCTGGACATGAAAATCAAGGGCGCGGGACTCGGCGACATTCCGGCGCTGTCTCGCACTCTAAACAATCGTTGA
- a CDS encoding DUF2798 domain-containing protein: MTDATTKNTARTRLPTRMAPYIFALYMATIMAFLMSLVITLAEFGMGPHYMTNVMNAYQIAMPAAFFCILIVRPVVLRLVGLTVHGH; the protein is encoded by the coding sequence ATGACTGATGCTACTACAAAAAACACCGCACGAACCCGGCTTCCCACGCGCATGGCACCCTATATATTCGCTCTTTATATGGCGACCATCATGGCGTTCCTGATGAGTCTGGTCATCACTTTAGCCGAATTTGGAATGGGACCACATTACATGACAAATGTGATGAATGCTTACCAAATCGCCATGCCAGCGGCTTTCTTTTGTATACTGATTGTCCGTCCTGTTGTTCTCCGACTCGTAGGACTGACCGTTCACGGTCATTAA
- a CDS encoding LysR family transcriptional regulator codes for MKNLEALNIFARVAEMKSFTLAAESLGIQKGRASMVVRELEKDVGATLLHRTTRTVQLTEDGRVFYTRARDLLAEAEELQSMFSPGDRSLRGRLRVDMPAILAQSVVIPALPQLLDAYPEFELELSSTDRRVDLVLEGFDCVVRLGPLVDETLIARPLGQLRMINAASPLYLARFGVPQTIDDLLVQGHKMVHYMRNFGAKPDGWEYPSGEDYKSLMLPGTMSVNSVPAYHEAGLAGLGLIQGGYSALVPYINQGTLVEVLPNLRPKPLEAFFVVAHRRNLSQRVRAFMSWTEEVLKPYFD; via the coding sequence ATGAAAAATCTTGAGGCATTAAATATTTTTGCACGCGTGGCTGAAATGAAGAGTTTTACCCTGGCGGCTGAAAGCCTCGGTATTCAGAAAGGACGCGCCTCTATGGTCGTGCGCGAGCTCGAGAAGGATGTAGGCGCGACGCTCTTGCACAGAACGACGCGGACCGTGCAGCTAACTGAAGATGGCCGTGTTTTTTATACGCGCGCACGCGACCTGCTGGCCGAAGCAGAGGAGCTTCAGTCAATGTTTTCTCCCGGCGACAGGTCACTTCGAGGGCGTTTACGTGTCGACATGCCCGCTATTTTGGCACAAAGCGTCGTGATTCCTGCACTGCCGCAACTGCTGGATGCTTACCCGGAATTCGAACTTGAGCTTTCAAGCACTGACCGCCGTGTTGACCTGGTTCTGGAAGGATTTGATTGCGTAGTTCGGCTCGGTCCGCTTGTCGATGAGACACTGATTGCCCGACCGCTTGGGCAATTACGGATGATCAATGCGGCAAGTCCCCTCTATCTCGCGCGCTTTGGGGTACCACAGACGATTGATGACCTTCTTGTTCAGGGACACAAGATGGTTCATTACATGCGAAATTTTGGTGCGAAACCTGACGGATGGGAATATCCATCAGGTGAAGATTATAAATCTCTGATGCTACCGGGCACGATGAGCGTCAATAGCGTACCCGCCTACCATGAAGCGGGACTGGCAGGTTTGGGGTTAATTCAGGGAGGTTACTCCGCACTCGTCCCATATATTAATCAAGGAACCTTGGTTGAGGTGCTTCCTAATCTAAGGCCCAAGCCGCTCGAGGCATTTTTCGTTGTCGCGCATCGGCGCAATCTTTCGCAACGCGTGAGAGCATTTATGAGCTGGACTGAAGAGGTGTTGAAACCTTACTTTGATTAA